A stretch of Pogoniulus pusillus isolate bPogPus1 chromosome 25, bPogPus1.pri, whole genome shotgun sequence DNA encodes these proteins:
- the KCNK12 gene encoding potassium channel subfamily K member 12 isoform X2 has protein sequence MMPPRGAAGSCRRRRLAPLNEDNGRFLLLAALIAAYLSAGATVFSALESPSEAAAQLRWNRTLHNFSRIFNISLPELRAFLRSYEAAMAAGIRVDALRPRWDFPGAFYFVGTVVSTIGFGMTTPATVAGKVFLIVYGLFGCAGTILFFNLFLERIISLLAFIMKACHERQLRRSGLLPPNFRRGPAMSGVGSLVGWKPSVYHVLLILGIFAVTLSCCASAMYTAVEGWNYVDSLYYCFVTFSTIGFGDLVSSQNAAYQNQGLYRFGNFVFILMGVCCIYSLFNVISIVIKQVLNWVLKKLECSCCPKCRKSSARLGRRNAITPGARLRRQNMSMDTDGQYDSDTEGRRLSGEMISMRELTASNKVSLAILQKQLSETANGYPRNVCINTRQNGFSAGVGALAIMNNRLAETSDSR, from the exons ATGATGCCCCCGCGGGGGGCGGCGGGTTCCTGCCGCCGGCGGCGCCTGGCGCCCCTCAACGAGGACAACGGGCGGTTCCTGCTGCTGGCCGCCCTTATCGCGGCGTACCTGAGCGCCGGCGCCACCGTCTTCTCGGCCCTCGAAAGCCCGTCGGAGGCGGCGGCGCAGCTCCGCTGGAACCGGACCTTGCACAACTTCAGCCGCATTTTCAACATCAGCCTGCCGGAGCTGCGCGCCTTCCTGCGGAGCTACGAGGCTGCCATGGCCGCGGGCATTCGCGTCGACGCCCTGCGGCCCCGCTGGGACTTTCCCGGTGCCTTCTACTTCGTGGGCACTGTCGTCTCCACCATAG GTTTTGGGATGACCACACCAGCAACCGTGGCTGGCAAAGTTTTCCTCATCGTTTATGGCCTTTTTGGGTGTGCTGGGACTATCCTTTTCTTCAACCTCTTCTTGGAGCGCATTATCTCTCTCCTGGCATTTATCATGAAGGCATGCCACGAGAGACAGCTGCGAAGAAGCGGTCTCCTACCTCCAAACTTCCGAAGGGGGCCAGCTATGTCTggggtgggcagcctggtgGGGTGGAAGCCATCCGTTTACCACGTGCTGCTGATCCTGGGAATTTTTGCTGTTACCCTTTCCTGCTGCGCCTCTGCCATGTACACGGCGGTGGAAGGGTGGAACTATGTTGACTCTTTGTACTATTGCTTCGTCACCTTCAGCACCATTGGCTTTGGAGATTTGGTAAGCAGCCAAAATGCTGCCTACCAAAATCAGGGATTATACAGATTCGGGAACTTCGTATTTATATTAATGGGGGTATGTTGcatatactctctttttaatgtCATCTCCATTGTCATCAAGCAAGTTTTGAACTGGGTGTTGAAAAAATTGGAATGCAGTTGTTGCCCAAAGTGCCGTAAATCGAGCGCCCGCCTCGGACGTCGCAATGCCATCACGCCAGGAGCCCGCCTACGCCGACAGAACATGTCAATGGACACTGATGGGCAGTATGACAGTGACACTGAAGGAAGAAGACTCTCTGGAGAGATGATCTCCATGAGGGAACTCACAGCATCAAATAAAGTCTCCTTGGCCATTTTGCAAAAGCAATTGTCCGAGACGGCCAATGGCTACCCAAGGAACGTTTGTATCAATACAAGACAAAACGGTTTCTCTGCAGGGGTGGGTGCTCTAGCCATCATGAACAACCGCTTGGCAGAAACAAGT
- the KCNK12 gene encoding potassium channel subfamily K member 12 isoform X1: MMPPRGAAGSCRRRRLAPLNEDNGRFLLLAALIAAYLSAGATVFSALESPSEAAAQLRWNRTLHNFSRIFNISLPELRAFLRSYEAAMAAGIRVDALRPRWDFPGAFYFVGTVVSTIGFGMTTPATVAGKVFLIVYGLFGCAGTILFFNLFLERIISLLAFIMKACHERQLRRSGLLPPNFRRGPAMSGVGSLVGWKPSVYHVLLILGIFAVTLSCCASAMYTAVEGWNYVDSLYYCFVTFSTIGFGDLVSSQNAAYQNQGLYRFGNFVFILMGVCCIYSLFNVISIVIKQVLNWVLKKLECSCCPKCRKSSARLGRRNAITPGARLRRQNMSMDTDGQYDSDTEGRRLSGEMISMRELTASNKVSLAILQKQLSETANGYPRNVCINTRQNGFSAGVGALAIMNNRLAETSDSRQSRYLQYPDTG; encoded by the exons ATGATGCCCCCGCGGGGGGCGGCGGGTTCCTGCCGCCGGCGGCGCCTGGCGCCCCTCAACGAGGACAACGGGCGGTTCCTGCTGCTGGCCGCCCTTATCGCGGCGTACCTGAGCGCCGGCGCCACCGTCTTCTCGGCCCTCGAAAGCCCGTCGGAGGCGGCGGCGCAGCTCCGCTGGAACCGGACCTTGCACAACTTCAGCCGCATTTTCAACATCAGCCTGCCGGAGCTGCGCGCCTTCCTGCGGAGCTACGAGGCTGCCATGGCCGCGGGCATTCGCGTCGACGCCCTGCGGCCCCGCTGGGACTTTCCCGGTGCCTTCTACTTCGTGGGCACTGTCGTCTCCACCATAG GTTTTGGGATGACCACACCAGCAACCGTGGCTGGCAAAGTTTTCCTCATCGTTTATGGCCTTTTTGGGTGTGCTGGGACTATCCTTTTCTTCAACCTCTTCTTGGAGCGCATTATCTCTCTCCTGGCATTTATCATGAAGGCATGCCACGAGAGACAGCTGCGAAGAAGCGGTCTCCTACCTCCAAACTTCCGAAGGGGGCCAGCTATGTCTggggtgggcagcctggtgGGGTGGAAGCCATCCGTTTACCACGTGCTGCTGATCCTGGGAATTTTTGCTGTTACCCTTTCCTGCTGCGCCTCTGCCATGTACACGGCGGTGGAAGGGTGGAACTATGTTGACTCTTTGTACTATTGCTTCGTCACCTTCAGCACCATTGGCTTTGGAGATTTGGTAAGCAGCCAAAATGCTGCCTACCAAAATCAGGGATTATACAGATTCGGGAACTTCGTATTTATATTAATGGGGGTATGTTGcatatactctctttttaatgtCATCTCCATTGTCATCAAGCAAGTTTTGAACTGGGTGTTGAAAAAATTGGAATGCAGTTGTTGCCCAAAGTGCCGTAAATCGAGCGCCCGCCTCGGACGTCGCAATGCCATCACGCCAGGAGCCCGCCTACGCCGACAGAACATGTCAATGGACACTGATGGGCAGTATGACAGTGACACTGAAGGAAGAAGACTCTCTGGAGAGATGATCTCCATGAGGGAACTCACAGCATCAAATAAAGTCTCCTTGGCCATTTTGCAAAAGCAATTGTCCGAGACGGCCAATGGCTACCCAAGGAACGTTTGTATCAATACAAGACAAAACGGTTTCTCTGCAGGGGTGGGTGCTCTAGCCATCATGAACAACCGCTTGGCAGAAACAAGT